The Desulfobacterales bacterium genome includes a window with the following:
- a CDS encoding cytoplasmic protein has protein sequence MNDQKKIDFTVDISNLYREEAVTDLKVASIKRLVPIKPDGTEDDSRKAIFVGQTQLMTPQGPVPVQSALTAASLEEAIEKFPVEMKQALDEMVENARKVYDQQQLMQKQKESRIIVPGR, from the coding sequence ATGAATGATCAGAAAAAGATTGATTTTACAGTAGACATCAGCAACCTTTACCGTGAGGAAGCGGTGACCGATTTGAAGGTGGCTTCGATTAAACGACTTGTTCCCATCAAACCCGATGGCACGGAAGACGACAGCCGGAAAGCGATATTTGTCGGGCAAACCCAGCTGATGACGCCCCAGGGGCCGGTACCCGTGCAATCCGCGCTTACCGCCGCTTCACTTGAAGAAGCTATCGAAAAATTTCCTGTAGAAATGAAACAGGCACTTGACGAAATGGTTGAAAATGCCAGAAAAGTCTACGATCAGCAGCAGTTGATGCAGAAACAAAAAGAGTCGCGAATCATTGTACCCGGTAGATAA